The DNA segment GCCGTAGATGAGCAACGATGTCTGAAACGCCAAGTAGAGCTTTGACGATCTTGATGGATTTGACGCCCTTGCCCCGAGTAAGCGGGTTCTTCATAAGATGCTCCTCCAATTCCGCCTGCTGTTCGAACAAAGTCCTTGGGACCCGAGGCTGAGGAAATTGAATTCCCTGAGGCGGGTAACATTTTTGGGTCTTTCCATTTACCAAAGTATCTACCAAAATAGAAGAAATAACAAGACGATCGGGCCTTTGGTCACTAGAATGAGGTTTCGCTTTCATTGACCTTAAGAAGCTCTCTATTACAATCATGTGTTTCGCATATTAGGATTTATTTGAAAAGCTGCACCGCCAACGCTTTCGTATCCTTACTTAGATCAAAGCAGCTTGGGCGGTACAACTTCAACAATGGGAGATCAGATAGGAGGAAGTAGTTGCCTTCTGATCGAAAAAGGGGGTTACAAGGTTTTCCTTGCAGCAAAGTGGgaagatttctttttcattcggCGCGATGAAAAGTAAGTACACTTCTTTAAGTTTAAGCGCCGCAGCTCATGGTTGAACTATTCCCTTACTCTTATAAAAAAGGGCCCTGGGGAGTTTCCCGCCCAACTCCACAAACTCCCATTACCTCAGTTCCAGCCCTTGAAACCTACATATCGACCGGGAGCCCCCTCCAGTCTTCTTTCTCTGCAAAAACGAGTCACGCGTGACCCCTTAAttaccaaaaacaaagaaaatagatGTTTAATAACGATTCTCATCTTCAATCACCTGAATCTAACCCTCCTTTGTTAGGAAAAGCATACCCCAGGGCAGTCAATTGTGGGACCACCAGGTTCTACGCCTATTACGGTACACGTTAAGACCCAACTCCGCCACTAAATCCAACAATTTTGGAACAAAGATTCCTTAACTCATGAGCAAAGCCGCCTTCGGCCCTTCGAAACGAAATTCTTTTAATTATAGGAATATAGACTTCCGAATCATACCTAGCGTAAGGGAAGTGTGGAAAGCTGGTCTCAAAAAGCCCCATCCAactcgcccaaaaaaaaatggaataagaCGGGCGTTATGAAATTTACCGGTGGACGCCCTCTTTTTTCCGACCAATCCTTTCCTGGCGTGCCTATGATAGGAAGCTCAAGAAAGAACGAGATCAAGCGCAAAAGAAATGGATCTTTCACTACGGGTTCAAGTTTAGATAAGAGACGAGAACGAGAAACCAGCTGACTGCCCCCTTCCACTCGGCCTTTCTTCGCTGTGTAAATAAGGTCTTAGTATGTATGGGCATTCTGGGCAGGTCGCAATCAGTCGCTGGTCGAAGGTTTGGACCAATTGCAATTCATAACCATCTTGCCCGTTTCCAATTGATGACTGGCTATTATATAAGTGTTGACCTAAGCCCCTGTGCTGGGCTCGGCTCCCGAACCGTACGTGAGCTGCCTCTTACAGCTCTTCCTAAGAACTTGAAGCCCCCTCTCTCTAaatagaaattcgaaaaaaaaaaatgcatttcattTACAAGACAAAAAAGACTTTTTCAAAAAGCCTTCGCCCTCCTATTCAACGGGGCTATTATAGAAGCAGCTTCGTTCCTTGACTTCTTTGCTCAGTCAAGCTTCCTTGTTCCTTAGTGTAGTCTCGGTCTATAGTTTAAGACTCCGTTCCTTATAGCCTAGTCTATATCCACAGCTGACGTGACTCCGTACCGACGCCTTTCCCTTAGTAGACGGCTAAGTGACTTCGGAACCTTAACCTCCTTCCTTACTTTTCTGAGAAGCCCTTTACGACTATAAAGGACAGGGGCTGTTCACCTTTGGAAACTTAGCTACTTAAGTACGACTCAAGACTAAAGTCAAGGCGAAGGGGGCTCCCAGGCCGGGACATCTGGCAGAATGCTTGGCCTCCTGCGCTGGAAGCGACGCCCGAAGGGTGAGCTTCTGGCGGTTAGCTTCTAGCACTAGATAATAGGCATTAGGCATTCTTGAGCTGGAAGGAGGCAAGCAAATGAAGGGAGGCATTCATTACGGGCCGACTACAAGAAGCAAAGCTTCTTAGACTCGACAAGTCGCTTATAGAAGGCCGACCACTACATAAGCCGCTGACGGAGAAAGCTGTAATAGCTTTCCCTTCATCCCTTGCTAAGCCAAGGTCCCAGGTCTCCGAGTCAGCCCGCGCTTTTCGAAGAATCCTGCACCCATGGGCATACGGCCTGGCAGGCCTTCCCTTTCCGCCGGAGCTTCATGGGCGTTGCCCCGTTCCCCAATCAGATGTTTGGATGTGAGCTATACTCCGCGAGGAGCCAAACGGGCGTATGGCTTTGCCTTGCCATTTGACCTCTCTTCCCGTGTGACTAGGAATGCTCAGTGACAACCTCTCAATTGTCACCGCCTGGCCTCTCTTGCTACCACGGTAGCACCTAGTGTGGTCAGCACCAATCGTGTTCGGGCAACGAAGCTTACACTCATTCACATTGGTTCATCCTGCTATGCCCCGGGCCTTTTGCTCTTATAACGTACAAGGTGGCCGCCCATTCGTCAAGGCCCAGGAATCTGCTGGACATCTCAGCGGCGGGATTGGATACCCGCATCCGATCGAAGTTCCATTTGAGTGCCCCCCTAACATAAAGGAGAGCTCTTTCTAGGTGGGTCGCTTCGCGCAAGTTTTTTGCTTAGGACCAACGGGTCACACGACAGGTGCACGATCGACTTTGCACGCTCCATCCTTCGTCCCGTCGCCTATCGGCTTGGCAGGCAAGCTACCTTGATCCGTCTTCGGCTTCGATTCGTTATGCTCAGCAGCTCCAACAAGCGCTAAAGTATCTTGCCGCCCTAAAACTCTGCCAAGAAAGCGCTGCTTTACGTTTGATCCTATGTGCCCAGAGAATGCTATGCGTTCCCCACTTTCGGACCTCGCAAAGAGAGAACGTGTTTTTTCCTCTGAGTTTCTCCTCTCTCATTCGCGGAGCGAAGAAAGCGGGCTTTGCCCCAGCTACCGCTATCCTTGGGAAACAAAAAGAGCTACCGAAGGAAAGGGATGCAGTCTCTCCCTTGGCCTTTGGAGAGGAGAAGGCAGAAAAGAAAACGTCCTTCgcgcaagttttttttttgcttcctgCGCCCTTACTAGTAAAGGGGCTCTTCGACCAAGGAGACATTCTGGTAGGAAGGCCGACCACTACATAAGCCGCCATCAGTCCAGGATAGAAGCAAGCTACCTT comes from the Rhodamnia argentea isolate NSW1041297 unplaced genomic scaffold, ASM2092103v1 Rarg_v2.55, whole genome shotgun sequence genome and includes:
- the LOC115732897 gene encoding LOW QUALITY PROTEIN: 60S ribosomal protein L2, mitochondrial (The sequence of the model RefSeq protein was modified relative to this genomic sequence to represent the inferred CDS: inserted 3 bases in 2 codons; deleted 5 bases in 3 codons) — its product is MISRSRMRQRGALRQFTLSTGKSAGRNSSGRITVFHRGGGSKRLQRRIDLKRSTSSMGIVERIEYEPNRSSRIAPVRWIEGVSPRKLNTIEEFAPPPKILEPTTTTIRGLFSFSSLPGKDDKIKVACFYPGLMAAYVVVGLPTRMSPWSKSPFTSKGAGSKKKTCAKDVFFSAFSSPKAKGETASLSFGSSFCFPRIAVAGAKPAFFAPRMREEKLRGKNTFSLCEVRKWGTHSILWAHRIKRKAALSWQSFRRQDTLALVGAAEHNESKPKTDQGSLPAKPIGDGTKDGACKVDLTREERSNGGKAIRPFGSSRSIAHIQXHLIGERGNAHEAPAEREGLPGRMPMGAGFFEKXRADSETWDLGLARDEGKYYSFLRQRLM